The Chiloscyllium plagiosum isolate BGI_BamShark_2017 chromosome 43, ASM401019v2, whole genome shotgun sequence genome includes a window with the following:
- the LOC122543359 gene encoding cysteine/serine-rich nuclear protein 2-like isoform X3 — MARRHNCIRRYTLCEFAQEQEHLHREMLRDHLKEEKLNVRKMKLTKNGTVESEEANVLTIDDVSDDDIDVDSIEVDDYFFLQPLPTKRRRALLRASGVNRIDTEEKHELRAIRSSREECGCDCRFYCDPEVCPCSKAGIKCQVDRMSFPCGCSKDGCANAAGRIEFNPIRVRTHYLHTIMKLELENKQQDHHQQPLPAISHCSNDRHTEVQDYQEFTAENYDLENETAVMHLQSAEEMDRKKEEEDDLTSSSVTMDTSVDSLEVCILGDPVAGPDEACEGLATPVVIQAEVTPVSPVLCFAASTVQDNSTPEEQTYLTNPTVLYYQIDQSCSVGVNCSDREANYVDAGLESNCSKENAVENLIAATNCSLSSYVSVTEHFSENTGTSKYSDVQFLSMEDGNSSVNVGSNVYTESTKQEFQLHSKLQNGIPRAPDGDLCTPEPTVENVCSQSEGQRSPEEAPAANSVTM, encoded by the exons TTGACAAAGAACGGTACAGTTGAGTCGGAGGAAGCCAATGTACTCACCATTGATGACGTTTCTGACGATGACATTGATGTggacagtattgaggtagatGACTATTTCTTTTTACAACCACTACCCACAAAAAGGCGAAGAGCTTTATTACGTGCATCAGGCGTCAACAGGATTGATACCGAGGAAAAGCATGAGCTGCGAGCCATTCGCTCGTCCAGGGAGGAATGCGGGTGCGACTGTAGGTTTTACTGTGATCCTGAAGTGTGCCCCTGTAGCAAAGCGGGAATCAAATGCCAG GTGGACAGGATGTCTTTTCCCTGTGGGTGCTCCAAAGATGGATGCGCTAATGCGGCTGGCCGGATTGAATTTAACCCCATCCGCGTACGGACTCATTACTTGCACACTATCATGAAGCTGGAACTGGAGAACAAACAGCAGGACCATCATCAGCAGCCATTGCCTGCCATTTCCCATTGCTCCAATGATAGACATACAGAAGTACAAGACTATCAGGAATTTACTGCAgaaaattatgatttggagaatgAAACTGCGGTCATGCACTTACAGTCTGCTGAGGAGATGGACAGGAAAAAGGAAGAGGAGGATGATTTAACCAGTTCTAGTGTAACCATGGATACCAGTGTAGACAGCCTTGAAGTTTGTATATTAGGAGATCCTGTGGCTGGACCTGATGAAGCCTGTGAAGGGCTAGCAACGCCTGTTGTGATTCAAGCGGAAGTGACTCCTGTTTCTCCTGTGTTGTGTTTTGCTGCTAGCACTGTTCAAGATAACTCAACACCTGAGGAACAGACATATTTAACCAACCCCACAGTGTTATATTATCAAATCGACCAGAGCTGTTCTGTAGGTGTGAACTGCAGTGATAGGGAGGCGAATTATGTGGATGCAGGATTAGAATCCAATTGCAGTAAGGAAAACGCTGTCGAAAATTTAATTGCTGCTACCAATTGCTCATTGTCATCATACGTGTCTGTCACAGAGCACTTTTCTGAAAACACAGGAACCTCTAAATACAGTGATGTACAATTTCTCTCAATGGAAGATGGTAATTCCTCAGTAAATGTTGGTTCTAATGTATACACTGAAAGTACTAAACAGGAGTTCCAGCTGCATTCAAAGCTTCAAAATGGCATCCCCAGGGCCCCTGATGGTGACCTTTGTACGCCTGAGCCGACTGTGGAGAATGTGTGTTCCCAGTCTGAAGGTCAGAGGTCCCCAGAGGAAGCCCCTGCAGCAAACTCCGTAACGATGTAA